GCAGTACCaggacgccaccgtcgaggaggagggcgagtacgacgaggaggaggaagcctACTAGAcagtgtgtgggtgaggtGCGCGAAGGTGTGTCTGTCGGTGGGGGAGCTcgcgcggtgtgtgcgttggcggctcAGCGGCCCCCCTCGCGTCTCTCACGCCGGCCCgcctgtccccctcccccacataaaaggacgcagcgcgctcagcttttgtgtgcatgtatgctaTCGCTGgtcgcgtgtgctgcgcctctgtaTCTTCTTTTGaatctttccctttttttcgctttcttttATCTTCCTCCCGTGTACCGCAGTTGATGGATCCGGCGCCCTGTTGCAACTTGGgccgccgacggtgctggtgcgaggcagcagGCCAGCATGttgccgcgcgcgtggcTGCGCTCTGCCTACCACCGTGCACTGGTGCCTTTCGTGCCCCACGAATGCCTCTCTGGTCTcctcgttgctgttgtcgttgttgttggaggaatggtgcggtgccgcagtgccccgctgcagcgacacccgcttgcgcacgcgctctcgtcttctccctcccctgcctccccTGTGACCTCCTCGCGCCACTTGCTCCACACCTGTTCGCCGAAGAGTGGAGTCACGGGGCGAGCCTGGAGAGGCGGGCGTCATGTGGGGCGTGTCGGAGCGAGTGAGCATCCCCCTCCGCACaacacgccagcgcctttCTATTCGTTTCTACCATGTCAAATTTGTTCTGGATGTCTCTTGGTGAAGCAAAATCCGAGTTGAGCGCCCCACTGCAGGggcagccagcaccgccgccgtggtgcgctggaacgcctcgcatgctgcacgcgcgcgagggtgcagtgcagcgtggcggacgCCGGGGACGGTTCTGCGCCACACAGGGCAGCACGCGAGGCGGGGAAGTCGTGCCGTGCCCCGACGTCGAGCCGGAgtgccgtgcgcacgcactcgcgctTTCTCGACGGCCCTCGATCGCGGCACCTCCCTCGTTTCACTTTGTCTTGTTGTTTGTCTCGCTTTCccgctctgcccccccccctgcttcttccgctgccaccgccggcacgcacggcgagggcggatgTCTCTGCACGAGGGACCAAGGGGGGCCGTGACTccaccgcgcctgcgccgctccgcctctgcgccccctcccctccccacccactctggctgctgcttctcttgctccccTCTTGCTCTCTATCGCCCTTCTTCCGTGTTGGCACGAGCCCCCCGCCTCGGCGACAGACctcacgccgcactgcctcgtgcgctgtcggcgcgtGCTCCGCGCCGAGCCTCATGCTCAGTCAGACGAGCAGAAACGCCaggccgcgcacacacgcacacaagcatgtCGCACACCCATAGGCAATCACATGCCGCAGCATTTTCACGCGTATGCGTGATGTGGTGCctgcggcaacgcgcgcgcgtgaggcaACGTAGCGGCGCGCTACGGGTCTTGAAAGCGGCCTCGGCGAGAATAGCGCCCGTGcgccgttgttgccgccACGAACGCCGTTGCACCATCTGCGCATCTcgcggcgccttcaccgagcagcgtgcgtgtgcgtgtttcagtgcgcgccggcgctttcatggagccgccagcgggccgacagcggctcgccctcctggttgcacacacacacacacacacacagacgtgcgcacgtgcgctaTCGCGCATGGCACTCTCCGTGCCACGAACTCAACTGCACATTCTCTCAGCCTGAGCGACGGAGAAACGGAGTACACCACAACGACcaccgcgcagcgctcccgctgctgtcttgtGCCGTGTGTTGCTTGCCCCACTGCTCACAGATTTCCCACAACcgcagacacacccacacgcaccgccgcgacgcgggcgagaggcgcgtgttgtgcgatgccggcgacacctgcccgtgcggtgcgcgctgcctctgtctcACCGTTCAAAGAAACGGCGCTTCCTCGTCCGCATGTGTTTGCGGGAcatgacgccgcgccactgccacgcctttttcttgcctgctgtgaggagcggccgcggcccttggcgctccccccccccgcctgcgtctccgccagcggcggccacctgtGTCACACCCCatctcccccgctctctctcccccgtctCTCCTGGTCTCGAAACAACCCGACATTCGGAAATATGTTtgcacggcgttgcgcgcgtgtcacacacgcacacacacaccgaccaGTAACCGTCCCCcaacaccccctcctccgcacaaAGCATACCCTTTCGTTTCGCCTTTCGCCACTCTGCCATCATGCGTGAGATCGTTTCCTGCCAGGCCGGCCAGTGCGGCAACCAGATCGGCTCTAAGTTTTGGGAGGTGATTGCCGACGAACATGGTGTCGATCCGACTGGCTCCTACCAGGGTGACTCGGatctgcagctggagcgcatcaACGTGTACTTCGATGAGTCGGCGGGAGGCCGctacgtgccgcgcgccgtgctgatgGACCTCGAGCCCGGCACTATGGACTCCGTTCGCGCCGGCCCGTACGGCCAGCTGTTCCGCCCGGACAACTTCATCTTTGGTCAGTCCGGCGCTGGCAACAACTGGGCCAAGGGCCACTACACTGAGGGTGCGGAGCTGATCGACTCCGTGCTTGATGTGTGccgcaaggaggcggagagctgcgACTGCCTGCAGGGCTTCCAGCTGTCTCActccctcggcggcggcacgggctcCGGCATGGGCACGCTGCTCATTtccaagctgcgcgaggagtacCCGGACCGGATCATGATGACCTTCTCCGTCATCCCGTCCCCCCGCGTGTCGGATACCGTTGTGGAGCCGTACAACACGACCCTCTCTGTGCACCAGCTCGTGGAGAACTCCGACGAGTCCATGTGCAtcgacaacgaggcgctgtaCGATATTTGCTTCCGCACGCTGAagctgacgacgccgacgttcGGTGACCTGaaccacctcgtcgccgctgtgatGTCTGGCGTGacctgctgcctgcgcttccCTGGCCAGCTGAACTCTGACCTGCGCAAGCTTGCCGTGAACCTCGTGCCGTTCCCGCGCCTGCACTTCTTCATGATgggcttcgcgccgctgacgagccgcggctcgcagcagtaccgcggcctgtccgtcgcggagctgacgcagcagaTGTTCGACGCCAAGAACATGATGCAGGCCGCCGAcccgcgccacggccgctaCCTCACCGCGTCCGCGCTGTTCCGCGGCCGCATGTCGACcaaggaggtggacgagcagATGCTGAACGTGCAGAACAAGAACTCCAGCTACTTCATCGAGTGGATCCCGAACAACATCAAGTCGTCCATCTGCGATATCCCGCCCAAGGGTCTCAAGATGTCTGTCACCTTCATCGGCAACAACACCTGCATCCAGGAGATgttccgccgcgtcggtgagcagTTCACGGGTATGTTCCGCCGCAAGGCCTTCCTCCACTGGTACACCGGTGAGGGCATGGACGAGATGGAGTTCACGGAGGCCGAGTCCAACATGAACGACCTCGTCTCTGAGTACCAGCAGTACCaggacgccaccgtcgaggaggagggcgagtacgacgaggaggaggaagcctACTAGAcagtgtgtgggtgaggtGCGCGAAGGTGTGTCTGTCGGTGGGGGAGCTcgcgcggtgtgtgcgttggcggctcAGCGGCCCCCCTCGCGTCTCTCACGCCGGCCCgcctgtccccctcccccacataaaaggacgcagcgcgctcagcttttgtgtgcatgtatgctaTCGCTGgtcgcgtgtgctgcgcctctgtaTCTTCTTTTGaatctttccctttttttcgctttcttttATCTTCCTCCCGTGTACCGCAGTTGATGGATCCGGCGCCCTGTTGCAACTTGGgccgccgacggtgctggtgcgaggcagcagGCCAGCATGttgccgcgcgcgtggcTGCGCTCTGCCTACCACCGTGCACTGGTGCCTTTCGTGCCCCACGAATGCCTCTCTGGTCTcctcgttgctgttgtcgttgttgttggaggaatggtgcggtgccgcagtgccccgctgcagcgacacccgcttgcgcacgcgctctcgtcttctccctcccctgcctccccTGTGACCTCCTCGCGCCACTTGCTCCACACCTGTTCGCCGAAGAGTGGAGTCACGGGGCGAGCCTGGAGAGGCGGGCGTCATGTGGGGCGTGTCGGAGCGAGTGAGCATCCCCCTCCGCACaacacgccagcgcctttCTATTCGTTTCTACCATGTCAAATTTGTTCTGGATGTCTCTTGGTGAAGCAAAATCCGAGTTGAGCGCCCCACTGCAGGggcagccagcaccgccgccgtggtgcgctggaacgcctcgcatgctgcacgcgcgcgagggtgcagtgcagcgtggcggacgCCGGGGACGGTTCTGCGCCACACAGGGCAGCACGCGAGGCGGGGAAGTCGTGCCGTGCCCCGACGTCGAGCCGGAgtgccgtgcgcacgcactcgcgctTTCTCGACGGCCCTCGATCGCGGCACCTCCCTCGTTTCACTTTGTCTTGTTGTTTGTCTCGCTTTCccgctctgcccccccccctgcttcttccgctgccaccgccggcacgcacggcgagggcggatgTCTCTGCACGAGGGACCAAGGGGGGCCGTGACTccaccgcgcctgcgccgctccgcctctgcgccccctcccctccccacccactctggctgctgcttctcttgctccccTCTTGCTCTCTATCGCCCTTCTTCCGTGTTGGCACGAGCCCCCCGCCTCGGCGACAGACctcacgccgcactgcctcgtgcgctgtcggcgcgtGCTCCGCGCCGAGCCTCATGCTCAGTCAGACGAGCAGAAACGCCaggccgcgcacacacgcacacaagcatgtCGCACACCCATAGGCAATCACATGCCGCAGCATTTTCACGCGTATGCGTGATGTGGTGCctgcggcaacgcgcgcgcgtgaggcaACGTAGCGGCGCGCTACGGGTCTTGAAAGCGGCCTCGGCGAGAATAGCGCCCGTGcgccgttgttgccgccACGAACGCCGTTGCACCATCTGCGCATCTcgcggcgccttcaccgagcagcgtgcgtgtgcgtgtttcagtgcgcgccggcgctttcatggagccgccagcgggccgacagcggctcgccctcctggttgcacacacacacacacacacacagacgtgcgcacgtgcgctaTCGCGCATGGCACTCTCCGTGCCACGAACTCAACTGCACATTCTCTCAGCCTGAGCGACGGAGAAACGGAGTACACCACAACGACcaccgcgcagcgctcccgctgctgtcttgtGCCGTGTGTTGCTTGCCCCACTGCTCACAGATTTCCCACAACcgcagacacacccacacgcaccgccgcgacgcgggcgagaggcgcgtgttgtgcgatgccggcgacacctgcccgtgcggtgcgcgctgcctctgtctcACCGTTCAAAGAAACGGCGCTTCCTCGTCCGCATGTGTTTGCGGGAcatgacgccgcgccactgccacgcctttttcttgcctgctgtgaggagcggccgcggcccttggcgctccccccccccccgcctgcgtctccgccagcggcggccacctgtGTCACACCCCatctcccccgctctctctcccccgtctCTCCTGGTCTCGAAACAACCCGACATTCGGAAATATGTTtgcacggcgttgcgcgcgtgtcacacacgcacacacacaccgaccaGTAACCGTCCCCcaacaccccctcctccgcacaaAGCATACCCTTTCGTTTCGCCTTTCGCCACTCTGCCATCATGCGTGAGATCGTTTCCTGCCAGGCCGGCCAGTGCGGCAACCAGATCGGCTCTAAGTTTTGGGAGGTGATTGCCGACGAACATGGTGTCGATCCGACTGGCTCCTACCAGGGTGACTCGGatctgcagctggagcgcatcaACGTGTACTTCGATGAGTCGGCGGGAGGCCGctacgtgccgcgcgccgtgctgatgGACCTCGAGCCCGGCACTATGGACTCCGTTCGCGCCGGCCCGTACGGCCAGCTGTTCCGCCCGGACAACTTCATCTTTGGTCAGTCCGGCGCTGGCAACAACTGGGCCAAGGGCCACTACACTGAGGGTGCGGAGCTGATCGACTCCGTGCTTGATGTGTGccgcaaggaggcggagagctgcgACTGCCTGCAGGGCTTCCAGCTGTCTCActccctcggcggcggcacgggctcCGGCATGGGCACGCTGCTCATTtccaagctgcgcgaggagtacCCGGACCGGATCATGATGACCTTCTCCGTCATCCCGTCCCCCCGCGTGTCGGATACCGTTGTGGAGCCGTACAACACGACCCTCTCTGTGCACCAGCTCGTGGAGAACTCCGACGAGTCCATGTGCAtcgacaacgaggcgctgtaCGATATTTGCTTCCGCACGCTGAagctgacgacgccgacgttcGGTGACCTGaaccacctcgtcgccgctgtgatGTCTGGCGTGacctgctgcctgcgcttccCTGGCCAGCTGAACTCTGACCTGCGCAAGCTTGCCGTGAACCTCGTGCCGTTCCCGCGCCTGCACTTCTTCATGATgggcttcgcgccgctgacgagccgcggctcgcagcagtaccgcggcctgtccgtcgcggagctgacgcagcagaTGTTCGACGCCAAGAACATGATGCAGGCCGCCGAcccgcgccacggccgctaCCTCACCGCGTCCGCGCTGTTCCGCGGCCGCATGTCGACcaaggaggtggacgagcagATGCTGAACGTGCAGAACAAGAACTCCAGCTACTTCATCGAGTGGATCCCGAACAACATCAAGTCGTCCATCTGCGATATCCCGCCCAAGGGTCTCAAGATGTCTGTCACCTTCATCGGCAACAACACCTGCATCCAGGAGATgttccgccgcgtcggtgagcagTTCACGGGTATGTTCCGCCGCAAGGCCTTCCTCCACTGGTACACCGGTGAGGGCATGGACGAGATGGAGTTCACGGAGGCCGAGTCCAACATGAACGACCTCGTCTCTGAGTACCAGCAGTACCaggacgccaccgtcgaggaggagggcgagtacgacgaggaggaggaggcctaCTAGAcagtgtgtgggtgaggtGCGCGAAGGTGTGTCTGTCGGTGGGGGAGCTcgcgcggtgtgtgcgttggcggctcAGCGGCCCCCCTCGCGTCTCTCACGCCGGCCCgcctgtccccctcccccacataaaaggacgcagcgcgctcagcttttgtgtgcatgtatgctaTCGCTGgtcgcgtgtgctgcgcctctgtaTCTTCTTTTGaatctttccctttttttcgctttcttttATCTTCCTCCCGTGTACCGCAGTTGATGGATCCGGCGCCCTGTTGCAACTTGGgccgccgacggtgctggtgcgaggcagcagGCCAGCATGttgccgcgcgcgtggcTGCGCTCTGCCTACCACCGTGCACTGGTGCCTTTCGTGCCCCACGAATGCCTCTCTGGTCTcctcgttgctgttgtcgttgttgttggaggaatggtgcggtgccgcagtgccccgctgcagcgacacccgcttgcgcacgcgctctcgtcttctccctcccctgcctccccTGTGACCTCCTCGCGCCACTTGCTCCACACCTGTTCGCCGAAGAGTGGAGTCACGGGGCGAGCCTGGAGAGGCGGGCGTCATGTGGGGCGTGTCGGAGCGAGTGAGCATCCCCCTCCGCACaacacgccagcgcctttCTATTCGTTTCTACCATGTCAAATTTGTTCTGGATGTCTCTTGGTGAAGCAAAATCCGAGTTGAGCGCCCCACTGCAGGggcagccagcaccgccgccgtggtgcgctggaacgcctcgcatgctgcacgcgcgcgagggtgcagtgcagcgtggcggacgCCGGGGACGGTTCTGCGCCACACAGGGCAGCACGCGAGGCGGGGAAGTCGTGCCGTGCCCCGACGTCGAGCCGGAgtgccgtgcgcacgcactcgcgctTTCTCGACGGCCCTCGATCGCGGCACCTCCCTCGTTTCACTTTGTCTTGTTGTTTGTCTCGCTTTCccgctctgcccccccccctgcttcttccgctgccaccgccggcacgcacggcgagggcggatgTCTCTGCACGAGGGACCAAGGGGGGCCGTGACTccaccgcgcctgcgccgctccgcctctgcgccccctcccctccccacccactctggctgctgcttctcttgctccccTCTTGCTCTCTATCGCCCTTCTTCCGTGTTGGCACGAGCCCCCCGCCTCGGCGACAGACctcacgccgcactgcctcgtgcgctgtcggcgcgtGCTCCGCGCCGAGCCTCATGCTCAGTCAGACGAGCAGAAACGCCaggccgcgcacacacgcacacaagcatgtCGCACACCCATAGGCAATCACATGCCGCAGCATTTTCACGCGTATGCGTGATGTGGTGCctgcggcaacgcgcgcgcgtgaggcaACGTAGCGGCGCGCTACGGGTCTTGAAAGCGGCCTCGGCGAGAATAGCGCCCGTGcgccgttgttgccgccACGAACGCCGTTGCACCATCTGCGCATCTcgcggcgccttcaccgagcagcgtgcgtgtgcgtgtttcagtgcgcgccggcgctttcatggagccgccagcgggccgacagcggctcgccctcctggttgcacacacacacacacacacacagacgtgcgcacgtgcgctaTCGCGCATGGCACTCTCCGTGCCACGAACTCAACTGCACATTCTCTCAGCCTGAGCGACGGAGAAACGGAGTACACCACAACGACcaccgcgcagcgctcccgctgctgtcttgtGCCGTGTGTTGCTTGCCCCACTGCTCACAGATTTCCCACAACcgcagacacacccacacgcaccgccgcgacgcgggcgagaggcgcgtgttgtgcgatgccggcgacacctgcccgtgcggtgcgcgctgcctctgtctcACCGTTCAAAGAAACGGCGCTTCCTCGTCCGCATGTGTTTGCGGGAcatgacgccgcgccactgccacgcctttttcttgcctgctgtgaggagcggccgcggcccttggcgctccccccccccgcctgcgtctccgccagcggcggccacctgtGTCACACCCCatctcccccgctctctctcccccgtctCTCCTGGTCTCGAAACAACCCGACATTCGGAAATATGTTtgcacggcgttgcgcgcgtgtcacacacgcacacacacaccgaccaGTAACCGTCCCCcaacaccccctcctccgcacaaAGCATACCCTTTCGTTTCGCCTTTCGCCACTCTGCCATCATGCGTGAGATCGTTTCCTGCCAGGCCGGCCAGTGCGGCAACCAGATCGGCTCTAAGTTTTGGGAGGTGATTGCCGACGAACATGGTGTCGATCCGACTGGCTCCTACCAGGGTGACTCGGatctgcagctggagcgcatcaACGTGTACTTCGATGAGTCGGCGGGAGGCCGctacgtgccgcgcgccgtgctgatgGACCTCGAGCCCGGCACTATGGACTCCGTTCGCGCCGGCCCGTACGGCCAGCTGTTCCGCCCGGACAACTTCATCTTTGGTCAGTCCGGCGCTGGCAACAACTGGGCCAAGGGCCACTACACTGAGGGTGCGGAGCTGATCGACTCCGTGCTTGATGTGTGccgcaaggaggcggagagctgcgACTGCCTGCAGGGCTTCCAGCTGTCTCActccctcggcggcggcacgggctcCGGCATGGGCACGCTGCTCATTtccaagctgcgcgaggagtacCCGGACCGGATCATGATGACCTTCTCCGTCATCCCGTCCCCCCGCGTGTCGGATACCGTTGTGGAGCCGTACAACACGACCCTCTCTGTGCACCAGCTCGTGGAGAACTCCGACGAGTCCATGTGCAtcgacaacgaggcgctgtaCGATATTTGCTTCCGCACGCTGAagctgacgacgccgacgttcGGTGACCTGaaccacctcgtcgccgctgtgatGTCTGGCGTGacctgctgcctgcgcttccCTGGCCAGCTGAACTCTGACCTGCGCAAGCTTGCCGTGAACCTCGTGCCGTTCCCGCGCCTGCACTTCTTCATGATgggcttcgcgccgctgacgagccgcggctcgcagcagtaccgcggcctgtccgtcgcggagctgacgcagcagaTGTTCGACGCCAAGAACATGATGCAGGCCGCCGAcccgcgccacggccgctaCCTCACCGCGTCCGCGCTGTTCCGCGGCCGCATGTCGACcaaggaggtggacgagcagATGCTGAACGTGCAGAACAAGAACTCCAGCTACTTCATCGAGTGGATCCCGAACAACATCAAGTCGTCCATCTGCGATATCCCGCCCAAGGGTCTCAAGATGTCTGTCACCTTCATCGGCAACAACACCTGCATCCAGGAGATgttccgccgcgtcggtgagcagTTCACGGGTATGTTCCGCCGCAAGGCCTTCCTCCACTGGTACACCGGTGAGGGCATGGACGAGATGGAGTTCACGGAGGCCGAGTCCAACATGAACGACCTCGTCTCTGAGTACCAGCAGTACCaggacgccaccgtcgaggaggagggcgagtacgacgaggaggaggaagcctACTAGAcagtgtgtgggtgaggtGCGCGAAGGTGTGTCTGTCGGTGGGGGAGCTcgcgcggtgtgtgcgttggcggctcAGCGGCCCCCCTCGCGTCTCTCACGCCGGCCCgcctgtccccctcccccacataaaaggacgcagcgcgctcagcttttgtgtgcatgtatgctaTCGCTGgtcgcgtgtgctgcgcctctgtaTCTTCTTTTGaatctttccctttttttcg
The DNA window shown above is from Leishmania major strain Friedlin complete genome, chromosome 33 and carries:
- a CDS encoding beta tubulin yields the protein MREIVSCQAGQCGNQIGSKFWEVIADEHGVDPTGSYQGDSDLQLERINVYFDESAGGRYVPRAVLMDLEPGTMDSVRAGPYGQLFRPDNFIFGQSGAGNNWAKGHYTEGAELIDSVLDVCRKEAESCDCLQGFQLSHSLGGGTGSGMGTLLISKLREEYPDRIMMTFSVIPSPRVSDTVVEPYNTTLSVHQLVENSDESMCIDNEALYDICFRTLKLTTPTFGDLNHLVAAVMSGVTCCLRFPGQLNSDLRKLAVNLVPFPRLHFFMMGFAPLTSRGSQQYRGLSVAELTQQMFDAKNMMQAADPRHGRYLTASALFRGRMSTKEVDEQMLNVQNKNSSYFIEWIPNNIKSSICDIPPKGLKMSVTFIGNNTCIQEMFRRVGEQFTGMFRRKAFLHWYTGEGMDEMEFTEAESNMNDLVSEYQQYQDATVEEEGEYDEEEEAY
- a CDS encoding beta tubulin; this translates as MREIVSCQAGQCGNQIGSKFWEVIADEHGVDPTGSYQGDSDLQLERINVYFDESAGGRYVPRAVLMDLEPGTMDSVRAGPYGQLFRPDNFIFGQSGAGNNWAKGHYTEGAELIDSVLDVCRKEAESCDCLQGFQLSHSLGGGTGSGMGTLLISKLREEYPDRIMMTFSVIPSPRVSDTVVEPYNTTLSVHQLVENSDESMCIDNEALYDICFRTLKLTTPTFGDLNHLVAAVMSGVTCCLRFPGQLNSDLRKLAVNLVPFPRLHFFMMGFAPLTSRGSQQYRGLSVAELTQQMFDAKNMMQAADPRHGRYLTASALFRGRMSTKEVDEQMLNVQNKNSSYFIEWIPNNIKSSICDIPPKGLKMSVTFIGNNTCIQEMFRRVGEQFTGMFRRKAFLHWYTGEGMDEMEFTEAESNMNDLVSEYQQYQDATVEEEGEYDEEEEAY